One region of Thunnus albacares chromosome 8, fThuAlb1.1, whole genome shotgun sequence genomic DNA includes:
- the sybu gene encoding syntabulin isoform X2: MGPFQEYEEKKSPEKGSPRSRIPRLVLHPFRPKDKGSPLSDSPFSEEEGKECDISSDHSKRTISTNSFCSGSEQSAHGSPVLPERKTKVKRVRVMTEWSGEPRSTQRHKRELRSAMKARGSEADFSSSSSTGSLKIRESLTSNSAGKKAPSRSRSSHIRSLPVFKPAGSPTANRDAELYAPYRTPPRAAYSTNSSSCNSSPTSRRANLGRYHSCGDNHGIRPPNPEQYLTPLQQKEVAIRHLKTKLLESETRARDRETEIEELKGQLSRMREDWIEEECHRVEAQLSLKEARKEIKQLRQVVETMKSSLMEKDKGIQKYFIDINIQNRKLESLLQSMELAQSGANLQDENTLDFICDSPDSGGKKMVGEEEGGIELGDQGAEAMADSGLLVNDEMANRADILEQVLMSTAVDFSQDSSGKLRAGAESGPGVSALSEEGQLIDNSIASPPALPNTSSTTVTISSSTPSQQITEEKGVQTDLMPMSPDLQALLLQLLKFHGATVGEPALSASSTLLGLPNLPTSTSTTAIMPNSTPTLPSMPSPAPPESPDTSTDSGTCCSEPAETRRFMEELDFSVAEEEPSLSPGLGVVSKRYWSNSFLVDLVAVAAPVLPTVAWLYSQHGVDGSAPVYNIAALIRGCCIMGLHSLRHVAHRPDA; encoded by the exons ATGGGACCGTTCCAGGAATATGAG GAAAAGAAGTCACCAGAGAAAGGAAGCCCCCGCAGCCGCATCCCGCGCTTGGTCCTCCATCCCTTCCGACCAAAAGACAAAGGATCCCCTCTGTCTGACTCTCCATTTTCAGAAGAGGAGGGCAAGGAGTGTGACATCAGCTCAGACCACTCCAAAAGGACCATCAGCACCAACAGCTTTTGCTCTG GCTCAGAGCAGAGTGCCCACGGCTCACCGGTACTCCCCGAGCGCAAGACCAAAGTGAAGAGGGTGAGGGTGATGACCGAGTGGAGCGGCGAACCACGGAGCACACAGAGGCACAAGAGGGAGCTGAGGTCGGCCATGAAAGCCAGAG GTAGTGAGGCAGACTTCAGCTCCTCTAGCAGCACAGGCAGCCTAAAGATCAGGGAGAGCCTCACTTCCAATTCAGCTGGGAAGAAAGCTCCTTCACGCAG TCGCAGCAGCCACATCAGATCGCTCCCAGTGTTCAAACCAGCCGGAAGCCCAACAGCCAACCGCGATGCAGAACTCTACGCTCCCTACAGGACTCCCCCCAGAGCTGCCTACTcgaccaacagcagcagctgcaactCCAGCCCCACCTCCAG AAGAGCGAACCTGGGCCGCTACCACTCCTGTGGAGACAACCACGGCATCAGACCCCCGAACCCTGAGCAGTATCTCACACCTCTGCAGCAGAAGGAAGTTGCCATCAGACACCTGAAGACCAAACTGCTTGAATCTGAGACCAGAGCTCGTGACAG AGAGACTGAGATCGAGGAGCTTAAGGGCCAGCTCAGCAGGATGAGAGAGGACTGGATAGAAGAGGAGTGTCACCGAGTGGAGGCTCAGTTGTCCCTCAAAGAGGCTCGCAAGGAGATCAAACAGTTGCGTCAGGTGGTGGAAACCATGAAGAGCAGCCTGATGGAGAAGGATAAGGGAATACAGAAGTACTTCATTGACATAAACATCCAAAACAGGAAGTTGGAGTCCCTGCTGCAAAGCATGGAGCTCGCTCAGAGTGGCGCCAACCTCCAAGACGAAAACACCTTGGACTTCATCTGTGACAGCCCAGACAGCGGTGGGAAAAAGATGGTCGGGGAAGAAGAGGGTGGGATTGAGTTAGGAGACCAAGGGGCAGAGGCGATGGCGGACAGCGGGCTGCTGGTGAACGATGAGATGGCCAACAGAGCTGACATTTTGGAGCAAGTCTTAATGTCAACAGCGGTGGATTTCAGTCAGGACTCTAGTGGCAAGCTGAGGGCCGGTGCAGAGTCTGGGCCTGGGGTGTCTGCACTGTCAGAAGAGGGACAGTTAATTGATAATTCTATTGCGTCTCCACCAGCTCTACCAAATACGAGTTCCACCACTGTCACCATCTCCTCAAGTACACCCTCCCAGCAGATCACAGAAGAAAAAGGGGTCCAGACCGACCTGATGCCCATGTCTCCGGACCTGCAGGCTCTGCTCCTCCAGTTGCTAAAGTTCCACGGGGCAACAGTGGGCGAGCCAGCTCTATCAGCCTCCAGCACTCTTCTGGGCCTCCCAAACCTGCCCACCTCCACTTCCACCACTGCCATTATGCCCAACTCGACACCTACGTTACCAAGCATGCCCAGCCCTGCTCCCCCTGAGAGCCCAGACACCTCTACCGATTCTGGCACGTGCTGCTCGGAGCCTGCAGAGACTCGACGGTTCATGGAGGAGCTGGACTTCAGTGTCGCTGAGGAGGAACCTTCTCTGTCGCCGGGATTGGGTGTGGTCAGCAAGCGTTACTGGAGCAACAGCTTCCTGGTGGATCTGGTTGCAGTAGCAGCTCCTGTGTTACCCACGGTGGCTTGGCTGTACTCGCAGCACGGCGTGGATGGCAGCGCTCCAGTATACAACATTGCTGCTCTTATCAGGGGCTGTTGCATCATGGGATTGCACTCTCTTCGTCACGTCGCTCACAGGCCAGATGCGTAA
- the sybu gene encoding syntabulin isoform X1 — protein sequence MGPFQEYEEKKSPEKGSPRSRIPRLVLHPFRPKDKGSPLSDSPFSEEEGKECDISSDHSKRTISTNSFCSDDTGCPTSQSVSPSKTPSGSEQSAHGSPVLPERKTKVKRVRVMTEWSGEPRSTQRHKRELRSAMKARGSEADFSSSSSTGSLKIRESLTSNSAGKKAPSRSRSSHIRSLPVFKPAGSPTANRDAELYAPYRTPPRAAYSTNSSSCNSSPTSRRANLGRYHSCGDNHGIRPPNPEQYLTPLQQKEVAIRHLKTKLLESETRARDRETEIEELKGQLSRMREDWIEEECHRVEAQLSLKEARKEIKQLRQVVETMKSSLMEKDKGIQKYFIDINIQNRKLESLLQSMELAQSGANLQDENTLDFICDSPDSGGKKMVGEEEGGIELGDQGAEAMADSGLLVNDEMANRADILEQVLMSTAVDFSQDSSGKLRAGAESGPGVSALSEEGQLIDNSIASPPALPNTSSTTVTISSSTPSQQITEEKGVQTDLMPMSPDLQALLLQLLKFHGATVGEPALSASSTLLGLPNLPTSTSTTAIMPNSTPTLPSMPSPAPPESPDTSTDSGTCCSEPAETRRFMEELDFSVAEEEPSLSPGLGVVSKRYWSNSFLVDLVAVAAPVLPTVAWLYSQHGVDGSAPVYNIAALIRGCCIMGLHSLRHVAHRPDA from the exons ATGGGACCGTTCCAGGAATATGAG GAAAAGAAGTCACCAGAGAAAGGAAGCCCCCGCAGCCGCATCCCGCGCTTGGTCCTCCATCCCTTCCGACCAAAAGACAAAGGATCCCCTCTGTCTGACTCTCCATTTTCAGAAGAGGAGGGCAAGGAGTGTGACATCAGCTCAGACCACTCCAAAAGGACCATCAGCACCAACAGCTTTTGCTCTG ATGACACCGGCTGCCCCACTAGTCAGTCTGTGTCCCCCTCCAAAACCCCGTCAGGCTCAGAGCAGAGTGCCCACGGCTCACCGGTACTCCCCGAGCGCAAGACCAAAGTGAAGAGGGTGAGGGTGATGACCGAGTGGAGCGGCGAACCACGGAGCACACAGAGGCACAAGAGGGAGCTGAGGTCGGCCATGAAAGCCAGAG GTAGTGAGGCAGACTTCAGCTCCTCTAGCAGCACAGGCAGCCTAAAGATCAGGGAGAGCCTCACTTCCAATTCAGCTGGGAAGAAAGCTCCTTCACGCAG TCGCAGCAGCCACATCAGATCGCTCCCAGTGTTCAAACCAGCCGGAAGCCCAACAGCCAACCGCGATGCAGAACTCTACGCTCCCTACAGGACTCCCCCCAGAGCTGCCTACTcgaccaacagcagcagctgcaactCCAGCCCCACCTCCAG AAGAGCGAACCTGGGCCGCTACCACTCCTGTGGAGACAACCACGGCATCAGACCCCCGAACCCTGAGCAGTATCTCACACCTCTGCAGCAGAAGGAAGTTGCCATCAGACACCTGAAGACCAAACTGCTTGAATCTGAGACCAGAGCTCGTGACAG AGAGACTGAGATCGAGGAGCTTAAGGGCCAGCTCAGCAGGATGAGAGAGGACTGGATAGAAGAGGAGTGTCACCGAGTGGAGGCTCAGTTGTCCCTCAAAGAGGCTCGCAAGGAGATCAAACAGTTGCGTCAGGTGGTGGAAACCATGAAGAGCAGCCTGATGGAGAAGGATAAGGGAATACAGAAGTACTTCATTGACATAAACATCCAAAACAGGAAGTTGGAGTCCCTGCTGCAAAGCATGGAGCTCGCTCAGAGTGGCGCCAACCTCCAAGACGAAAACACCTTGGACTTCATCTGTGACAGCCCAGACAGCGGTGGGAAAAAGATGGTCGGGGAAGAAGAGGGTGGGATTGAGTTAGGAGACCAAGGGGCAGAGGCGATGGCGGACAGCGGGCTGCTGGTGAACGATGAGATGGCCAACAGAGCTGACATTTTGGAGCAAGTCTTAATGTCAACAGCGGTGGATTTCAGTCAGGACTCTAGTGGCAAGCTGAGGGCCGGTGCAGAGTCTGGGCCTGGGGTGTCTGCACTGTCAGAAGAGGGACAGTTAATTGATAATTCTATTGCGTCTCCACCAGCTCTACCAAATACGAGTTCCACCACTGTCACCATCTCCTCAAGTACACCCTCCCAGCAGATCACAGAAGAAAAAGGGGTCCAGACCGACCTGATGCCCATGTCTCCGGACCTGCAGGCTCTGCTCCTCCAGTTGCTAAAGTTCCACGGGGCAACAGTGGGCGAGCCAGCTCTATCAGCCTCCAGCACTCTTCTGGGCCTCCCAAACCTGCCCACCTCCACTTCCACCACTGCCATTATGCCCAACTCGACACCTACGTTACCAAGCATGCCCAGCCCTGCTCCCCCTGAGAGCCCAGACACCTCTACCGATTCTGGCACGTGCTGCTCGGAGCCTGCAGAGACTCGACGGTTCATGGAGGAGCTGGACTTCAGTGTCGCTGAGGAGGAACCTTCTCTGTCGCCGGGATTGGGTGTGGTCAGCAAGCGTTACTGGAGCAACAGCTTCCTGGTGGATCTGGTTGCAGTAGCAGCTCCTGTGTTACCCACGGTGGCTTGGCTGTACTCGCAGCACGGCGTGGATGGCAGCGCTCCAGTATACAACATTGCTGCTCTTATCAGGGGCTGTTGCATCATGGGATTGCACTCTCTTCGTCACGTCGCTCACAGGCCAGATGCGTAA
- the sybu gene encoding syntabulin isoform X3, with amino-acid sequence MVLFDGKRCYSGSEADFSSSSSTGSLKIRESLTSNSAGKKAPSRSRSSHIRSLPVFKPAGSPTANRDAELYAPYRTPPRAAYSTNSSSCNSSPTSRRANLGRYHSCGDNHGIRPPNPEQYLTPLQQKEVAIRHLKTKLLESETRARDRETEIEELKGQLSRMREDWIEEECHRVEAQLSLKEARKEIKQLRQVVETMKSSLMEKDKGIQKYFIDINIQNRKLESLLQSMELAQSGANLQDENTLDFICDSPDSGGKKMVGEEEGGIELGDQGAEAMADSGLLVNDEMANRADILEQVLMSTAVDFSQDSSGKLRAGAESGPGVSALSEEGQLIDNSIASPPALPNTSSTTVTISSSTPSQQITEEKGVQTDLMPMSPDLQALLLQLLKFHGATVGEPALSASSTLLGLPNLPTSTSTTAIMPNSTPTLPSMPSPAPPESPDTSTDSGTCCSEPAETRRFMEELDFSVAEEEPSLSPGLGVVSKRYWSNSFLVDLVAVAAPVLPTVAWLYSQHGVDGSAPVYNIAALIRGCCIMGLHSLRHVAHRPDA; translated from the exons ATGGTTTTGTTTGATGGCAAGAGATGCTACTCAG GTAGTGAGGCAGACTTCAGCTCCTCTAGCAGCACAGGCAGCCTAAAGATCAGGGAGAGCCTCACTTCCAATTCAGCTGGGAAGAAAGCTCCTTCACGCAG TCGCAGCAGCCACATCAGATCGCTCCCAGTGTTCAAACCAGCCGGAAGCCCAACAGCCAACCGCGATGCAGAACTCTACGCTCCCTACAGGACTCCCCCCAGAGCTGCCTACTcgaccaacagcagcagctgcaactCCAGCCCCACCTCCAG AAGAGCGAACCTGGGCCGCTACCACTCCTGTGGAGACAACCACGGCATCAGACCCCCGAACCCTGAGCAGTATCTCACACCTCTGCAGCAGAAGGAAGTTGCCATCAGACACCTGAAGACCAAACTGCTTGAATCTGAGACCAGAGCTCGTGACAG AGAGACTGAGATCGAGGAGCTTAAGGGCCAGCTCAGCAGGATGAGAGAGGACTGGATAGAAGAGGAGTGTCACCGAGTGGAGGCTCAGTTGTCCCTCAAAGAGGCTCGCAAGGAGATCAAACAGTTGCGTCAGGTGGTGGAAACCATGAAGAGCAGCCTGATGGAGAAGGATAAGGGAATACAGAAGTACTTCATTGACATAAACATCCAAAACAGGAAGTTGGAGTCCCTGCTGCAAAGCATGGAGCTCGCTCAGAGTGGCGCCAACCTCCAAGACGAAAACACCTTGGACTTCATCTGTGACAGCCCAGACAGCGGTGGGAAAAAGATGGTCGGGGAAGAAGAGGGTGGGATTGAGTTAGGAGACCAAGGGGCAGAGGCGATGGCGGACAGCGGGCTGCTGGTGAACGATGAGATGGCCAACAGAGCTGACATTTTGGAGCAAGTCTTAATGTCAACAGCGGTGGATTTCAGTCAGGACTCTAGTGGCAAGCTGAGGGCCGGTGCAGAGTCTGGGCCTGGGGTGTCTGCACTGTCAGAAGAGGGACAGTTAATTGATAATTCTATTGCGTCTCCACCAGCTCTACCAAATACGAGTTCCACCACTGTCACCATCTCCTCAAGTACACCCTCCCAGCAGATCACAGAAGAAAAAGGGGTCCAGACCGACCTGATGCCCATGTCTCCGGACCTGCAGGCTCTGCTCCTCCAGTTGCTAAAGTTCCACGGGGCAACAGTGGGCGAGCCAGCTCTATCAGCCTCCAGCACTCTTCTGGGCCTCCCAAACCTGCCCACCTCCACTTCCACCACTGCCATTATGCCCAACTCGACACCTACGTTACCAAGCATGCCCAGCCCTGCTCCCCCTGAGAGCCCAGACACCTCTACCGATTCTGGCACGTGCTGCTCGGAGCCTGCAGAGACTCGACGGTTCATGGAGGAGCTGGACTTCAGTGTCGCTGAGGAGGAACCTTCTCTGTCGCCGGGATTGGGTGTGGTCAGCAAGCGTTACTGGAGCAACAGCTTCCTGGTGGATCTGGTTGCAGTAGCAGCTCCTGTGTTACCCACGGTGGCTTGGCTGTACTCGCAGCACGGCGTGGATGGCAGCGCTCCAGTATACAACATTGCTGCTCTTATCAGGGGCTGTTGCATCATGGGATTGCACTCTCTTCGTCACGTCGCTCACAGGCCAGATGCGTAA
- the gdf6a gene encoding growth/differentiation factor 6-A, with protein MDASRVVTLYLGLLLVFLGNIPCFQSAAIISPSAPRRNRGARIHHQNGQRSTKFLKDIFASSHPIVSHHKEDLKDDIVPHEYMLSIYRTYSAAEKLGLNASFFRSSKSANTITSFVDRGTDDLLHSPLRRQKYLFDVSTLSDKEELVGAELRIFRRAPGDLQTSLQTTGLYDIQLYPCLSDRLLDSRSLDPLDSTKAGWEVLDVWEMFKTHQHHHYHHHHPHHHHPHHYQQGNQLCFQLRVTLGKSDTEVDLRQLGLDRSGRSQQEKAILVAYTRSKKRENLFNEMKEKIKSRRSVGEKEEAVVRAAAEEEEGVSLRGVKGEGPRRRRRTALSNRHGKRHGKKSKSRCSKKALHVNFKELGWDDWIIAPLDYEAYHCEGVCDFPLRSHLEPTNHAIIQTLMNSMDPNSTPPSCCVPTKLSPISILYIDSGNNVVYKQYEDMVVEQCGCR; from the exons ATGGACGCATCTCGAGTCGTAACGCTTTATCTGGGCCTGCTCCTTGTTTTCCTTGGGAATATACCGTGTTTCCAGTCAGCTGCTATCATCTCTCCCTCTGCGCCGAGGAGGAACAGGGGAGCCAGGATCCATCATCAGAACGGACAAAGGTCAACCAAATTCCTAAAAGACATCTTCGCGTCCTCGCATCCTATCGTGAGCCACCACAAAGAAGACCTAAAGGACGATATTGTGCCGCATGAATACATGCTCTCTATATACAGGACATACTCGGCTGCAGAGAAGCTCGGACTAAACGCAAGCTTTTTCCGCTCCTCTAAATCTGCCAACACCATAACAAGTTTTGTGGACAGAGGAACAG ACGATCTTTTGCACTCTCCTCTGCGAAGACAAAAGTATCTGTTTGATGTCTCAACcctttcagacaaagaggagCTGGTCGGGGCGGAATTAAGGATATTTAGGAGAGCGCCCGGGGATTTGCAGACTTCCCTGCAGACGACGGGCCTCTACGACATCCAGCTCTACCCCTGCCTCTCGGACAGGCTGCTGGACTCCAGGTCGCTGGACCCGCTGGACTCCACCAAGGCCGGCTGGGAGGTTTTGGACGTGTGggaaatgtttaaaacacaccagcatcatcattatcaccaccaccacccccaccatcatcatcctcatcactATCAGCAGGGGAACCAGCTCTGCTTCCAGCTCCGGGTCACTCTCGGCAAATCAGACACCGAGGTGGACCTGAGGCAGCTGGGGCTGGACAGGAGCGGCCGTTCCCAGCAGGAGAAGGCCATCCTGGTCGCCTACACACGCTCCAAGAAGAGGGAGAACCTGTTCAACGAGATGAAGGAGAAGATCAAATCGCGGAGGTCCGtcggagagaaggaggaggcgGTGGTGAGGGcggcggcggaggaggaggagggggtgtcGCTGCGGGGGGTTAAAGGAGAGGGGCCCCGGCGGCGGCGCAGGACCGCGCTGAGCAACCGGCACGGGAAGAGACACGGGAAGAAATCTAAATCCAGGTGCAGCAAAAAGGCGCTGCATGTGAATTTCAAAGAGCTGGGCTGGGACGACTGGATCATTGCGCCCCTGGATTACGAGGCGTACCACTGCGAAGGGGTGTGCGACTTCCCCCTGAGGTCGCACCTCGAACCGACGAACCACGCCATCATACAGACGCTCATGAACTCCATGGACCCCAACAGCACCCCACCCAGCTGCTGCGTCCCCACCAAACTCAGTCCCATCAGCATCCTGTACATAGACTCGGGCAATAACGTGGTGTACAAACAGTACGAGGACATGGTGGTGGAGCAGTGTGGGTGCAGGTAG